In Phalacrocorax aristotelis chromosome 25, bGulAri2.1, whole genome shotgun sequence, the following proteins share a genomic window:
- the CRTC2 gene encoding CREB-regulated transcription coactivator 2 isoform X2, with translation MAAAGAGAGPGPGAGSSTGTGASNPRKFSEKIALQKQRQAEETAAFEEVMMEIFSTRMQAQKLRQSRGPYYSGSLPNVNQIGSGVSDFQGPLQSPLDSTRSTRHHGLVERVQRDPRRMMSPLRRSPYGPTYLSPPPEPSWRRTMPWGNFPMEKGHLFRLPSALNRTNSDSALHTSVMNPNPQDAYLGPSQGAPPPGRRSGFLDGDADSKVFLFQVPPIEETFDDNKHSLKPWDTKKLSSSSARPRSCEVPGIHIFPSPDQPANVPLIPSALNTGGSLPDLTNLHFPSPLPTPLDPDETAYPSLSGGNSTSNLANTMTHLGISGSMGLGTGYDSPGLTSPMQSSLSNPSLQSSLSNPNLQASLRSPSLQSSLSNPSLQSSQSSSSIPSSLSNQSLPSSLSSSLSNPSLPTSPRSQPMQSSPSNPSLPSGLSGSSYAPMVQASINTSPRRRVPLSPLTLPMGGDSRRQHPKQFSPTMSPTLSSITQGVPLDTSKLPADQRLPPYSYNQPGLLLQSQPSQKALHQPVQSSPQPALPAAAPPARPPPPPAPPSGAAQRPYGPHYQPNASLQQQQQQQLGQPLSDFGLGSFEQFGMGESPTGNSGGFPEELGTLSYPPTEGAYDPHVLNRQNLSNCSRHGPIPNIILTGDSPPGISKEIATALAGVPGFEVDATALGLEEDLKIEPLTLDGLNMLSDPYALLTDPAVEDSFRTDRLQ, from the exons atggcggcggcgggagcgggggccgggcccggccccggtgcGGGTTCTTCAACGGGTACCGGTGCTTCTAACCCGAGGAAGTTCAGCGAGAAGATCGCGTTGCAAAAGCAGCGGCAGGCGGAGGAGACGGCGGCCTTCGAGGAGGTGATGATGGAGATCTTCTCCACCCGG ATGCAGGCACAGAAGCTGAGGCAGAGCCGGGGACCCTACTACAGCGGCTCCCTGCCCAACGTCAACCAGATCGGCAGCGGCGTCTCCGATTTCCAG GGCCCTTTGCAATCGCCGCTGGACTCCACGCGCAGCACCCGGCACCACGGCCTGGTGGAGCGAGTGCAGCGGGACCCGCGCCGGATGATGTCCCCCCTTCGCCG CTCTCCCTATGGACCGACCTACCTGTCGCCTCCGCCTGAGCCCAGCTGGAGGAG GACCATGCCCTGGGGTAACTTTCCCATGGAGAAAGGACATTTGTTTAGGCTGCCGTCGGCTCTCAACAG AACAAATTCCGATTCAGCGCTTCACACGAGCGTGATGAACCCCAACCCCCAGGACGCGTACCTGGGCCCCTCGCAgggcgccccgccgcccggccgccgGAGCG GTTTTCTGGACGGGGACGCAGACAGTAAAG tgtttcttttccaagtGCCTCCCATTGAAGAGACCTTCGACGACAACAAGCATTCGCTGAAGCCCTGGGACACCAAAAAG CTCTCGTCGTCCTCGGCCCGTCCGCGCTCCTGCGAGGTCCCTGGGATCCA cATATTTCCATCCCCGGATCAGCCTGCCAACGTCCCCCTCATCCCCTCGGCCCTCAACACGGGCGGTTCCCTCCCTGACCTCACCAACCTGCActtcccctccccgctgcccacCCCTCTCGACCCGGACGAGACCGCCTACCCCAGCCTGAGCGGGGGCAACAGCACCAGCAACCTGGCCAACACCATGACGCACCTGGGCATCAGCGGCAGCATGGGACTGGGGACGGGCTACGACTCGCCAG GACTTACCTCACCTATGCAGAGCTCCCTGAGTAACCCGTCCCTGCAGTCCTCGCTTAGCAATCCCAACCTCCAGGCCTCCCTGCGAAGCCCCTCGCTCCAGTCCTCCCTCAGCAACCCCTCGCTCCAGTCGTCCCAGAGCAGTTCCTCCATCCCTTCCTCGCTCTCCAACCagtccctgccttcctccctctcctcctcgcTCAGcaatccctccctccccacgtCCCCCCGCAGCCAGCCCATGCAATCTTCCCCCAGCAACCCCAGCCTGCCCTCCGGCTTGAGCGGCTCTTCCTACGCCCCCATGGTGCAGGCGTCCATAAACACCTCGCCCCGCCGACGGGTCCCGCTCAGCCCCCTCACCCTCCCAATGGGTGGCGACTCCAGAAGGCAGCACCCCAAACAGTTCTCACCAACAATGTCACCCACATTGTCCTCCATCACCCAG GGGGTGCCCCTGGACACCAGCAAGCTGCCGGCCGACCAGCGGCTCCCGCCGTACTCCTACAACCAGCCCGGTTTGCTCCTGCAATCCCAACCGAGCCAGAAAGCCCTGCACCAACCCGTGCAGTCCTCCCCGCAgccggcgctgcccgccgccgccccgccggcacggcctccgccgccgccggcaCCGCCGAGCGGGGCCGCGCAGCGCCCGTACGGCCCCCACTACCAGCCTAAcgcctccctgcagcagcagcagcagcagcagctgggacaaCCCCTGAGCGACTTCGGCTTGGGCAGC TTCGAGCAGTTTGGGATGGGGGAAAGCCCCACCGGCAACAGCGGCGGTTTCCCTGAGGAATTGGGGACCCTGAGCTACCCCCCAACCGAGGGTGCCTACGACCCCCACGTCCTCAACCGGCAAAACCTGAGCAACTGCAGCCGCCACGGCCCCATCCCCAACATCATCCTCACAG GGGATTCTCCCCCCGGCATCTCCAAGGAGATCGCGACGGCGCTGGCTGGCGTCCCCGGCTTCGAGGTGGACGCCACGGctttggggctggaggaggattTGAAAATCGAACCCCTCACCCTGGACGGACTGAACATGCTGAGCGATCCCTACGCGCTGCTCACCGACCCGGCCGTGGAGGACTCCTTCCGCACCGACCGCCTCCAGTGA
- the SLC39A1 gene encoding zinc transporter ZIP1, translating to MAEGTGTGTEELAWSPGTAPRPPPGLEAKLGSLVLLLLLPLACGLAPLCCFRQPPGSADARSPVLSLVSCFAGGVFLATCLLDLLPDYLASISAALEGLRITLQFPLAEFILAMGFFLVLVLEQVALAQREPSSIPEETRALLPTGSIQTPSPQPPVPSARGAVRAGLLVLALALHSVLEGLALGLQEAEGAVLRVCLALLLHKCAVAFSLALKLLRGRLRAPAVAACLVLFAMMSPLGVGLGTAVAAGAGPRQRLCRGVLEGLAAGTFLYITFLEILPQELGVPQHRVPKVILLLAGFALVTAILFIKI from the exons ATGGCGGAGGGAACCGGCACCGGGACGGAGGAGCTGGCCTGGAGCCCCGGGACGGCGCCGCGTCCCCCGCCCGGGCTGGAGGCGAAGCTGGGCTCGttggtgctgctgctcctgctgcccctcGCCTGCGGCCTCGCCCCCCTCTGCTGCTTTCGGCAGCCCCCCGGCTCCGCCG ACGCCCGCAGCCCGGTGCTCAGCCTGGTGAGCTGCTTTGCCGGCGGTGTCTTCCTGGCCACCTGCCTGCTCGACCTCCTGCCCGACTACCTGGCCAGCATCAGCGCGGCGCTGGAGGGGCTGCGCATCACG CTGCAGTTCCCCTTGGCAGAATTCATCCTGGCCATGGGCTTCTtcctggtgctggtgctggagcaggtcGCGTTGGCGCAGCGGGAGCCGTCGTCCATCCCGGAGGAAACGCGAGCCCTCCTTCCCACCGGCTCCATCCAAACCCCTTCGCCGCAGCCCCCCGTTCCCAGTGCCCGCGGTGCTGTTCGCGCCGGATTGTTGGTGCTGGCGTTGGCGCTTCACTCCGTGCTGGAAGGGCTGGCGTTGGGGTTGCAGGAGGCCGAGGGGGCCGTGCTGCGCGtctgcctggccctgctgctgcatAAATGCGCGGTGGCCTTCAGCCTGGCGCTGAAGCTGCTGCGGGGTCGCCTGCGCGCGCCGGCGGTGGCCGCCTGCTTGGTGCTCTTCGCCATGATGTCGCCCTTGGGCGTCGGGTTGGGGacggcggtggcggcgggcgCAGGGCCGCGGCAGCGGCTGTGCCGGGGGGTGCTGGAGGGGTTGGCGGCTGGGACCTTCCTCTACATCACTTTCCTGGAGATTTTACCCCAGGAACTTGGCGTCCCCCAGCATCGCGTCCCCAAAGTCATCCTGCTCCTCGCCGGCTTTGCCCTTGTCACTGCCATCCTCTTCATCAAGATCTGA
- the CRTC2 gene encoding CREB-regulated transcription coactivator 2 isoform X3, with the protein MAAAGAGAGPGPGAGSSTGTGASNPRKFSEKIALQKQRQAEETAAFEEMQAQKLRQSRGPYYSGSLPNVNQIGSGVSDFQGPLQSPLDSTRSTRHHGLVERVQRDPRRMMSPLRRYVRQIDSSPYGPTYLSPPPEPSWRRTMPWGNFPMEKGHLFRLPSALNRTNSDSALHTSVMNPNPQDAYLGPSQGAPPPGRRSGFLDGDADSKVFLFQVPPIEETFDDNKHSLKPWDTKKLSSSSARPRSCEVPGIHIFPSPDQPANVPLIPSALNTGGSLPDLTNLHFPSPLPTPLDPDETAYPSLSGGNSTSNLANTMTHLGISGSMGLGTGYDSPGLTSPMQSSLSNPSLQSSLSNPNLQASLRSPSLQSSLSNPSLQSSQSSSSIPSSLSNQSLPSSLSSSLSNPSLPTSPRSQPMQSSPSNPSLPSGLSGSSYAPMVQASINTSPRRRVPLSPLTLPMGGDSRRQHPKQFSPTMSPTLSSITQGVPLDTSKLPADQRLPPYSYNQPGLLLQSQPSQKALHQPVQSSPQPALPAAAPPARPPPPPAPPSGAAQRPYGPHYQPNASLQQQQQQQLGQPLSDFGLGSFEQFGMGESPTGNSGGFPEELGTLSYPPTEGAYDPHVLNRQNLSNCSRHGPIPNIILTGDSPPGISKEIATALAGVPGFEVDATALGLEEDLKIEPLTLDGLNMLSDPYALLTDPAVEDSFRTDRLQ; encoded by the exons atggcggcggcgggagcgggggccgggcccggccccggtgcGGGTTCTTCAACGGGTACCGGTGCTTCTAACCCGAGGAAGTTCAGCGAGAAGATCGCGTTGCAAAAGCAGCGGCAGGCGGAGGAGACGGCGGCCTTCGAGGAG ATGCAGGCACAGAAGCTGAGGCAGAGCCGGGGACCCTACTACAGCGGCTCCCTGCCCAACGTCAACCAGATCGGCAGCGGCGTCTCCGATTTCCAG GGCCCTTTGCAATCGCCGCTGGACTCCACGCGCAGCACCCGGCACCACGGCCTGGTGGAGCGAGTGCAGCGGGACCCGCGCCGGATGATGTCCCCCCTTCGCCGGTACGTCCGACAGAT CGACAGCTCTCCCTATGGACCGACCTACCTGTCGCCTCCGCCTGAGCCCAGCTGGAGGAG GACCATGCCCTGGGGTAACTTTCCCATGGAGAAAGGACATTTGTTTAGGCTGCCGTCGGCTCTCAACAG AACAAATTCCGATTCAGCGCTTCACACGAGCGTGATGAACCCCAACCCCCAGGACGCGTACCTGGGCCCCTCGCAgggcgccccgccgcccggccgccgGAGCG GTTTTCTGGACGGGGACGCAGACAGTAAAG tgtttcttttccaagtGCCTCCCATTGAAGAGACCTTCGACGACAACAAGCATTCGCTGAAGCCCTGGGACACCAAAAAG CTCTCGTCGTCCTCGGCCCGTCCGCGCTCCTGCGAGGTCCCTGGGATCCA cATATTTCCATCCCCGGATCAGCCTGCCAACGTCCCCCTCATCCCCTCGGCCCTCAACACGGGCGGTTCCCTCCCTGACCTCACCAACCTGCActtcccctccccgctgcccacCCCTCTCGACCCGGACGAGACCGCCTACCCCAGCCTGAGCGGGGGCAACAGCACCAGCAACCTGGCCAACACCATGACGCACCTGGGCATCAGCGGCAGCATGGGACTGGGGACGGGCTACGACTCGCCAG GACTTACCTCACCTATGCAGAGCTCCCTGAGTAACCCGTCCCTGCAGTCCTCGCTTAGCAATCCCAACCTCCAGGCCTCCCTGCGAAGCCCCTCGCTCCAGTCCTCCCTCAGCAACCCCTCGCTCCAGTCGTCCCAGAGCAGTTCCTCCATCCCTTCCTCGCTCTCCAACCagtccctgccttcctccctctcctcctcgcTCAGcaatccctccctccccacgtCCCCCCGCAGCCAGCCCATGCAATCTTCCCCCAGCAACCCCAGCCTGCCCTCCGGCTTGAGCGGCTCTTCCTACGCCCCCATGGTGCAGGCGTCCATAAACACCTCGCCCCGCCGACGGGTCCCGCTCAGCCCCCTCACCCTCCCAATGGGTGGCGACTCCAGAAGGCAGCACCCCAAACAGTTCTCACCAACAATGTCACCCACATTGTCCTCCATCACCCAG GGGGTGCCCCTGGACACCAGCAAGCTGCCGGCCGACCAGCGGCTCCCGCCGTACTCCTACAACCAGCCCGGTTTGCTCCTGCAATCCCAACCGAGCCAGAAAGCCCTGCACCAACCCGTGCAGTCCTCCCCGCAgccggcgctgcccgccgccgccccgccggcacggcctccgccgccgccggcaCCGCCGAGCGGGGCCGCGCAGCGCCCGTACGGCCCCCACTACCAGCCTAAcgcctccctgcagcagcagcagcagcagcagctgggacaaCCCCTGAGCGACTTCGGCTTGGGCAGC TTCGAGCAGTTTGGGATGGGGGAAAGCCCCACCGGCAACAGCGGCGGTTTCCCTGAGGAATTGGGGACCCTGAGCTACCCCCCAACCGAGGGTGCCTACGACCCCCACGTCCTCAACCGGCAAAACCTGAGCAACTGCAGCCGCCACGGCCCCATCCCCAACATCATCCTCACAG GGGATTCTCCCCCCGGCATCTCCAAGGAGATCGCGACGGCGCTGGCTGGCGTCCCCGGCTTCGAGGTGGACGCCACGGctttggggctggaggaggattTGAAAATCGAACCCCTCACCCTGGACGGACTGAACATGCTGAGCGATCCCTACGCGCTGCTCACCGACCCGGCCGTGGAGGACTCCTTCCGCACCGACCGCCTCCAGTGA
- the CRTC2 gene encoding CREB-regulated transcription coactivator 2 isoform X1 gives MAAAGAGAGPGPGAGSSTGTGASNPRKFSEKIALQKQRQAEETAAFEEVMMEIFSTRMQAQKLRQSRGPYYSGSLPNVNQIGSGVSDFQGPLQSPLDSTRSTRHHGLVERVQRDPRRMMSPLRRYVRQIDSSPYGPTYLSPPPEPSWRRTMPWGNFPMEKGHLFRLPSALNRTNSDSALHTSVMNPNPQDAYLGPSQGAPPPGRRSGFLDGDADSKVFLFQVPPIEETFDDNKHSLKPWDTKKLSSSSARPRSCEVPGIHIFPSPDQPANVPLIPSALNTGGSLPDLTNLHFPSPLPTPLDPDETAYPSLSGGNSTSNLANTMTHLGISGSMGLGTGYDSPGLTSPMQSSLSNPSLQSSLSNPNLQASLRSPSLQSSLSNPSLQSSQSSSSIPSSLSNQSLPSSLSSSLSNPSLPTSPRSQPMQSSPSNPSLPSGLSGSSYAPMVQASINTSPRRRVPLSPLTLPMGGDSRRQHPKQFSPTMSPTLSSITQGVPLDTSKLPADQRLPPYSYNQPGLLLQSQPSQKALHQPVQSSPQPALPAAAPPARPPPPPAPPSGAAQRPYGPHYQPNASLQQQQQQQLGQPLSDFGLGSFEQFGMGESPTGNSGGFPEELGTLSYPPTEGAYDPHVLNRQNLSNCSRHGPIPNIILTGDSPPGISKEIATALAGVPGFEVDATALGLEEDLKIEPLTLDGLNMLSDPYALLTDPAVEDSFRTDRLQ, from the exons atggcggcggcgggagcgggggccgggcccggccccggtgcGGGTTCTTCAACGGGTACCGGTGCTTCTAACCCGAGGAAGTTCAGCGAGAAGATCGCGTTGCAAAAGCAGCGGCAGGCGGAGGAGACGGCGGCCTTCGAGGAGGTGATGATGGAGATCTTCTCCACCCGG ATGCAGGCACAGAAGCTGAGGCAGAGCCGGGGACCCTACTACAGCGGCTCCCTGCCCAACGTCAACCAGATCGGCAGCGGCGTCTCCGATTTCCAG GGCCCTTTGCAATCGCCGCTGGACTCCACGCGCAGCACCCGGCACCACGGCCTGGTGGAGCGAGTGCAGCGGGACCCGCGCCGGATGATGTCCCCCCTTCGCCGGTACGTCCGACAG ATCGACAGCTCTCCCTATGGACCGACCTACCTGTCGCCTCCGCCTGAGCCCAGCTGGAGGAG GACCATGCCCTGGGGTAACTTTCCCATGGAGAAAGGACATTTGTTTAGGCTGCCGTCGGCTCTCAACAG AACAAATTCCGATTCAGCGCTTCACACGAGCGTGATGAACCCCAACCCCCAGGACGCGTACCTGGGCCCCTCGCAgggcgccccgccgcccggccgccgGAGCG GTTTTCTGGACGGGGACGCAGACAGTAAAG tgtttcttttccaagtGCCTCCCATTGAAGAGACCTTCGACGACAACAAGCATTCGCTGAAGCCCTGGGACACCAAAAAG CTCTCGTCGTCCTCGGCCCGTCCGCGCTCCTGCGAGGTCCCTGGGATCCA cATATTTCCATCCCCGGATCAGCCTGCCAACGTCCCCCTCATCCCCTCGGCCCTCAACACGGGCGGTTCCCTCCCTGACCTCACCAACCTGCActtcccctccccgctgcccacCCCTCTCGACCCGGACGAGACCGCCTACCCCAGCCTGAGCGGGGGCAACAGCACCAGCAACCTGGCCAACACCATGACGCACCTGGGCATCAGCGGCAGCATGGGACTGGGGACGGGCTACGACTCGCCAG GACTTACCTCACCTATGCAGAGCTCCCTGAGTAACCCGTCCCTGCAGTCCTCGCTTAGCAATCCCAACCTCCAGGCCTCCCTGCGAAGCCCCTCGCTCCAGTCCTCCCTCAGCAACCCCTCGCTCCAGTCGTCCCAGAGCAGTTCCTCCATCCCTTCCTCGCTCTCCAACCagtccctgccttcctccctctcctcctcgcTCAGcaatccctccctccccacgtCCCCCCGCAGCCAGCCCATGCAATCTTCCCCCAGCAACCCCAGCCTGCCCTCCGGCTTGAGCGGCTCTTCCTACGCCCCCATGGTGCAGGCGTCCATAAACACCTCGCCCCGCCGACGGGTCCCGCTCAGCCCCCTCACCCTCCCAATGGGTGGCGACTCCAGAAGGCAGCACCCCAAACAGTTCTCACCAACAATGTCACCCACATTGTCCTCCATCACCCAG GGGGTGCCCCTGGACACCAGCAAGCTGCCGGCCGACCAGCGGCTCCCGCCGTACTCCTACAACCAGCCCGGTTTGCTCCTGCAATCCCAACCGAGCCAGAAAGCCCTGCACCAACCCGTGCAGTCCTCCCCGCAgccggcgctgcccgccgccgccccgccggcacggcctccgccgccgccggcaCCGCCGAGCGGGGCCGCGCAGCGCCCGTACGGCCCCCACTACCAGCCTAAcgcctccctgcagcagcagcagcagcagcagctgggacaaCCCCTGAGCGACTTCGGCTTGGGCAGC TTCGAGCAGTTTGGGATGGGGGAAAGCCCCACCGGCAACAGCGGCGGTTTCCCTGAGGAATTGGGGACCCTGAGCTACCCCCCAACCGAGGGTGCCTACGACCCCCACGTCCTCAACCGGCAAAACCTGAGCAACTGCAGCCGCCACGGCCCCATCCCCAACATCATCCTCACAG GGGATTCTCCCCCCGGCATCTCCAAGGAGATCGCGACGGCGCTGGCTGGCGTCCCCGGCTTCGAGGTGGACGCCACGGctttggggctggaggaggattTGAAAATCGAACCCCTCACCCTGGACGGACTGAACATGCTGAGCGATCCCTACGCGCTGCTCACCGACCCGGCCGTGGAGGACTCCTTCCGCACCGACCGCCTCCAGTGA